Part of the Listeria innocua genome is shown below.
ATTCTTTTAAAAAAACTACCCGCTGAGATTTACTTAATAGATGAACAAGCTAAAACAAGTGTGCAAGACTTTGAATATGCGAGCTACTATCATTCTTCAGCAACCGTTAACACAGGAACCTTTAATGAATGTCGAAGTGCGGATCTCGTCCTTTTTTTTCAAGAAGAAATGTCAAATGAGTCTTTCTCAAATGAAGATAATTTAGCATTAATCAAAGAAAAAGTGAAGAAGATGATGGCGACTGGTTTTCAAGGAATAGTGTTAGTGGCGACTGCCGAAAGTAATATTGTTGCTTCCTTAATTAAACATTTTTCTGGCTTACCAGCAAATCAAATTATTACACCTGGCACCATGCTAGCAACTTCTTATTTTCAAGTAGAAATTGCTAAACTATTTAAAATCAGTCCTAAAAACGTGCATGGCTATATTATTGGAGAGAGTACTCAGGATGTCATTCCCGTTTGGAGTCGAGCCTTCCTTGGTGGCAAACCGATTTTAAGTTATTTAGCCGAAGAACAAAAAAGAATCACATCGGATGATTTACAAAATTTAACAAACATGATTACAAAAATTCCTGATTTTCCTGTTGAAACTAAAGATAGCTGTAGCTTCCGCTTTAGTACTGTAACTGTGCTCGCTGAATTAACAGAAGTCATTTTACGAGATGAAGCAAGGGTGCTTACAGTAGGCGTAGAAGTGAAGGAAGCATATGGTTTAGAAAGACCAGTTTTCGTTAGCGTACCAGCTGTTGTGGGCGCTGAGGGAGTCAGAGAATTACTGGAGTTAAATCTATCCGATGACGAACAAAAAGAATTAAAGCGAATTACAACAAAAACTACCGAGAAATTGGGGTTACTGCATAATAAGGGAGGAATTAGTTAATGGAATATAGTTATCCACTAAATCCAGACTGGACAACCGAAGAAATGACGATTGTTGTACAATTTTTAGAAGCTATCGAACGAGCATATGAAAAAGGTATTGATACACTTGAACTCAAAGAAAAATACCGAGCATTTAAACAAGTAGTACCTGCAAAAGGAGAAGAAAAACGGATTGGCATAGACTTTGAAAAAGCAAGTGGATATTCAGCCTATAAAGTCATGCAACTCGTAAAAAACGCAACAACAAGCAAAATAAAAATGCAACCATAATTAAGAGGAGGAATTTTTTCATGGATATTAGTCAAATTAAAGCAGAAGTAGTAACACCAGAAACAGGGATACACGTAGGTGAAAAGGGAGCTCCAGTTAAAGTAATGTCATTTATTAACTTACGTTGCCCATTTTGTCGTGAGTGGAATGAAAAATCTAAAGACGTCCTAACTGAATATATTCAAGCAGGAAAAATCGAATTAATCATTAAACCATTTGATAAAGAAAAAGAATCTTTACAACGTGGAAATGTAGCGCATCGTTACTTGGATTATTCTAAACCAGAAGAAACACGTGAAACTATCAATAAAATCTATAGCACGCAAGACGAATGGGGTAGCCTAAGCCTTTCAGAAGTAGCTGAATATATGGAGTCTACACTAGGCCTAACAGAGCAAAACAACAAAGCTGCATCTGAAAAAATAATCGCTGAAGCAAACGCGGCAAATGTTGTTTTTGTACCGACTGTTATTGTTGGTGAACATATATTTGATGAGCACATTAGCCCTGAAGAGTTACGCGACTTACTTGACGGCGAATTAGCTAAATAAAAAAACGAATGTATTGCCTATCAATTTAGGCGATACATTCGTTTTTTATTTTAAAAGAATTTCCTCCGCCAGAATACAATCGCAAGCGCTCCGGCAATCCCAAAAGCAAAACCAAGCGTTAATATCCAAGCTAAAGGTGTTTCCATAAACGGTAATTTCACGTTCATTCCATAAAAACTAAAAACCATCGTCGGAATCGTCAAAATGATAGTAAAAGAAGTGAGAAATTTCATCACGATATTCATATTGTTGGAGATAATTGAAGCATAAGCATCCATCATCCCACTTAAAATATTCGAGTGAACTTCCGCCATTTCGATTCCCTGACGATTTTCAATAATAACATCTTCTAGTAAGTCTTGATCTTCCTCGTACATTTTAACGATATTTTGACGCATCATTTTATCGAGTACGACTTTATTCGATTTAAGGGCTGTTACAAAGTAAACTAAACTTTTTTCAATTCCCATTAAATCATAAAGCTGTTTATTTTTCATGGATTCATGTAGTTCTTTTTCGATTTCATCTGTTTGGCGGTTCAAGCGTTTTAAGTGACGCAGGAACGTAGTTGAAATCATATATAGAATTTGTAAGGCAAATCGTGTTTTCATGTGCGTATAAAAGCCTTTAATACGGTTTCTAATAAATGATTGTACAATAGAAGAATCAATCGTACAAATCGTAATAAAGTAGTCCTTTGTAATAATAATCCCCATCGGAATCGTTTCAAATGAAGCGTAATGAATATCATCTTCATCAACTACTGGAAAGTCACAGACGATTAAAACGGAATCTGAATCATCATCGCGTTCAATACGAGCACTTTCATCTTTATCTAATGGATCTTCTAAGAACTCCAAAGGGATTTCATAGTTATCGGCAATTTTATTAATTTCTTCTGAAGTAGGGGCAACGATATTAATCCAACAGTTGCGTGTTACTTCTTCTAATTCAATTAATTTGCCGTTTTCATCTGATTTGAAAATTTGATGCATGCTTTTTACCTCCTTTTTTAACAGGTAAATTTCACGCGGTTAGAGTTTCGTTCCCGTGAAAAATCACCTGTATGAATACTTCGATGTGGACCAGGGTCACTTGCTGTTTGCTGCTCCTTTTTCACGTTCCTCAACTCCTTCAAACCATAGTAATTCACAACTCTACCATTATACCTAGATTATAGTCATTTGTACATCTTTTATTGAAGAGCAGCCTTATAAAGCGGAATAAGCTCATCAAGTACCATTTCAGCCTCTTTGATGAAGTCTTTTCCAGGGGATAAATGGTTATCGTCAGGTAGATAAATTTTTCCAACCAAAAATTCACCTTTTTTTACATCACGGAAACGTTTAAGCGTTGCGTCAAGTTGACCGCCGTGCACCGGGTATGTTTTCTCTTCCGTATGGTCTGGCGAAATCGCAAATGTATCAGGTAAATCAGCAAGTAGTTTCTTTTCTTTCAAAAAGCGATTGGCGATTTTTGTGCTTTCTTCATTTTCATAAATAAAAGCGAGCCAGATGAATAAATAATTATCAAAAAGTCCTACTTGAAAATGAGGGTGCTTTTTATAACCGCGTTTATCGTGGCAAATCGCAAGCCATGTGCTTTCAGGTGGGTTAACCGAACGTCTTTGGTGACGAGCAATATGTAAAAACATTTCATCGCCAAGTTTGGCACTTAAATAAGTAGTTAATTCTTCCCCAACTGCTTTAAATTTCGGCTGAATATCATTTTGAATTCCAGCCATACGTGCGTCCAGACCAGAAATTTGCATTGTTTTAAAATCTTTCTTACTAAATCCTTTAAAAGTCATCTGTTTTCCTCCTAATTTTGCATATAGTTTCATTATACGGAAGTTAAGTTCTAAGTGAAAGAATCTTGTTCTATTCAGATAATTCATTTTTGTGATAAAATAAACAAAACGAGTCTAAAAGAGGTGTTAGCATGGACAGCGAAAAAATAGATTATTTAGCAAGGTTATGGATTATGGAAGCAGCAGCAAAAATCAAACAATCTTTTAAAGAAACATTAGACATTGATATAAAGTCTGGCCGAAATGATTTAGTGACAAACATGGATAAAGAAACAGAAGCTTTTTTTGTCAAACAAATCAAAGACCATTTTCCAAACCATCGCTTATTTGGCGAAGAAGGTATGTCAGATGATGTGACCGATTTAAATGGAATTGTTTGGATTCTTGATCCAATCGACGGCACACTTAATTTTGTGGAGCAACAACGAGATTTTGCCATTTCACTTGCAATTTATCAAGATGGAGTAGGGCACTTGGCTTATATTTATGATGTTACTCGTGATGAACTATACTTCGCGGAAAAAGGAAAAGGCGCAACAGTAAATGGCAAACAAATTCCTAAAATCGATAAAGACATGGATTTGCAAGATGCACTACTAATTGCCAACCTAAGTGTGACAAGAAAATTTCCAACTATGTGGGAAGCCGTAAAAGTCTCAAGAGGGCTACGACTTCACGGAGCAGCTTCACTTGAATATATGGACGTTGCAACCGGGCGAGCAGGGGCATATCTTTCAGCTAATTTAGCTCCGTGGGATATTGCTGCTGGAAAAATTATCGTGGAAGAATTAGGGGGAATTGTCACCCGAATTGACGGCTCAAAAATCAATATGCTGGAAAAAGGAAGTTCCATCGTTGCAACACCAAAAATTCATCAAACCCTATTAGACAACTACCTGCCTTAAAGAAAGCGCTCAACATAAAAAAACTCATTTTCAGAAAATAAAAATAGTGCTAAATCCGCTTAGCTATGCTATAATAGGTAAGTTGATTTAAACGAGACGATAGCGACGGAGGAAAATAAATCTATTTTCCTCTTTCTTTTGGCTAATCTTCACGATAAATGTTTGGATTTTTAATTTAGGAGGAAACAAGATTGAATTTAAGAAACGATATTCGTAATGTAGCAATTATTGCCCACGTTGACCATGGTAAAACTACACTAGTAGACCAATTACTACGCCAATCAGGTACTTTCCGCGACAATGAAACAGTTGCAGAACGTGCAATGGACAACAATGATTTAGAAAGAGAACGCGGTATTACAATTTTAGCGAAAAATACAGCAATTAAGTATGAAGATACACGCGTAAACATCATGGATACACCTGGACACGCCGATTTTGGTGGAGAAGTAGAACGTATCATGAAAATGGTTGATGGTGTTCTTTTAGTAGTGGACGCGTATGAAGGTACTATGCCTCAAACACGTTTTGTACTAAAAAAAGCACTAGAACAAAACCTAACTCCAATCGTAGTAGTAAACAAAATTGACCGTGACTTTGCTCGCCCAGAAGAAGTTGTTGATGAAGTACTAGAATTATTCATCGAACTAGGTGCGAACGACGATCAATTAGAATTCCCAGTTGTTTATGCTTCTGCAATTAACGGAACTTCAAGCTTTGAATCCGACCCAGCAGAACAAAAAGAAACAATGAAACCACTTTTAGACACTATTATTGAACATATTCCAGCTCCAGTTGATAACAGCGACGAGCCATTACAATTCCAAGTTTCATTACTTGATTATAATGACTATGTTGGTCGTATTGGTATTGGCCGCGTTTTCCGTGGAACAATGCACGTAGGACAAACAGTTGCCTTAATTAAACTAGACGGCACAGTAAAACAATTCCGTGTAACGAAAATGTTCGGTTTCTTCGGACTAAAACGTGACGAAATTAAAGAAGCAAAAGCGGGTGACTTAGTAGCACTTGCAGGAATGGAAGACATCTTCGTCGGTGAAACAGTAACACCATTTGACCACCAAGAAGCACTTCCACTTTTACGTATTGATGAGCCAACCTTGCAAATGACTTTTGTAACAAATAACAGTCCTTTCGCAGGCCGTGAAGGTAAACACGTAACAAGCCGTAAAATTGAAGAACGCTTACTTGCAGAACTTCAAACGGATGTATCTTTACGCGTTGAACCAACAGCTTCTCCAGACGCATGGGTAGTATCTGGTCGTGGTGAGCTTCACTTGTCTATCTTAATTGAAACGATGCGTCGTGAAGGTTATGAGTTACAAGTTTCTAAACCAGAAGTAATCATCCGTGAAATCGATGGCGTGAAATGTGAACCAGTAGAAGACGTTCAAATTGATACTCCAGAAGAATTCATGGGTTCAGTTATTGAATCTATCAGCCAACGTAAAGGCGAAATGAAAAACATGATTAACGACGGCAATGGCCAAGTTCGTTTACAATTCATGGTTCCAGCTCGTGGATTAATCGGTTATACAACTGATTTCCTTTCAATGACACGTGGTTATGGTATTATCAACCATACATTCGATAGCTACCAACCAATCCAAAAAGGTCGCGTTGGTGGACGTAGCCGTGGTGTTCTTGTATCCATGGAAACAGGTAAATCTACTACTTACGGAACAATGCAAGTAGAAGATCGTGGTACTATTTTTGTAGAACCAGGAACTGATATTTACGAAGGTATGATCGTTGGAGAAAACAACCGTGAAGGCGATATCGCTGTAAACATTGTAAAAGCAAAACAAATGACTAACATTCGTTCTGCTAACAAAGACCAAACCAACGTTATCAAAAAACCTCGTCACTTATCATTAGAAGAATCATTAGAATTCCTAAACGAAGATGAATACTGTGAAGTTACACCAGAATCCATCCGTTTACGTAAAAAAATTCTAAACAAAAACGAACGTGAAAAAGCAGCAAAACGTTCAAAAACTGCTGAATAATTAATTTAAAAATAAGCCAAATAGTTTTTTTAGAGATATTAGTATCTTTTAAAAATTTATTTGGCTTTTTTTATGCATTAATAGGAGGAAAACAGGGAATAAAATAATGTCTTTGTAACACTATTGTAATATGAATAGCTATTTGGTATATTATAAGTAAGTAGAAAAGGTGGTTATTATTATGAAAAAACGGATAATTATTCTTGCAGTATTAGTGGTACTTCTTATCGGTGGCGTTGTAATTGGAGTTTATGCAAATGGAAACACCGCAAAAGATAATGAAGATAAAAAAACAACAGCAAAAAAAGCCACATCTACACCAAAAGATACAAACAAAACAGTTGATACTGAGAAAAAAGATACAGTAAAAGACTCTGTAACAGATGATAAAGGTGTAGTAACTAAAGGTAGCTCAGATATTGAAAAAAATGCACCGACAAAAAGCAGTGGTAATTCAACAGAATCAAATAAAAACACTCCTTCAACACCAGCGTTTTCTCTATCTACCAGTGGATTTAAAACATCTAATGTAGCATCTGTACTTGGCGGAACAGTGACAACAACTTATTTGTCCAGTAGTCCGTCATTTCAAAAAATCTTTCAAAATTTAACCATTGATGTTAACCAGTACAAAGTAGAACATGTTGTTGGAGCAAACAAATCAGTAAGTGCGAGCAATCCAGAAAGTTATTTAGCAAATAAAAATGGTTACGTTATTACATTAGATATTTCTATCAAAAACACATCTTCGAAAGATAAAATGTATAAAGCCGATCAAATTACCCTTGTAGGAGCAAATGAATTTGTAGGAGGAAGTTTAGATAACTTTGTACCTTCTAATTTCCATCTTATCGGAAGTAAATCTGATCCCAATAACTTCGCAGCCGGTAAAACAGCGCGTGGTCTATTAACTTTCACAATGACTGAAGCTGTCTATAATGATCTAGCAGCTGACTCGAAACTCGGTGTACCAAACCCTGATAAATTTGATTCAACTGTTTCAGAAGCAAAAGCTGGCGACGACGTTGTTGTTTCCTTTCCAGTAAAATAGAAAAAAACCGCCCAGTTAATTGGGCGGTTTTTTTATTTCTCCGTACTTTCTATTAAATTCTTTAACTCACTATTCGACATTACAACTGGTTTATGGAAATTAAAATGACCAGAATTCACGCGACTGATAGTTTTAATAGCTACACGATGTTCACATTCAGGACATAAATACATTCTAATTGGTTTATTACGTAATTGCTTTGTTTTAAATTCACGATTGTCTAGTTCGTCTACACGCTCGCATAAGATACATTTTGCATTCAATTTATCTTCACCTCACACAAGTATTATAGCACGATTATCGAAAAAGGCGAGTAAAAGCGGATTTTTCAAAAAATTTTAGCCTATTCTTGCTTGCGTGGCTTTTAATTTGTGATATACTAGACTTATCTAGTATTAAATTTTACTTAAGGGTTCTCTTAAGATGAAAATAAAGCGCTTATTATAGCGGATGATAGGGGGTTCTGTGATGGCAAATAAAAAGATAGATCACAGAGAAGAGGCAATTGAGCTTTTAAAACAAGACGCAAAACGAATCTTACAGTTGATTAAAGTTCAAATGGATAATTTAACATTACCGCAATGTCCAGCATATGAAGAAGTTCTTGATACACAGATGTATGGCTTATCCCGTGAAATTAATTTTGCAACCCGCCTAGGACTAATTGAACCGGAAGAAGGAAAAAAATTAATTTCCACACTGGAGAAAGAATTATCCGCGCTACATGAACTTTCCATGAGCAAAAAATAATGATTTAATTGAAAAGATGTCTGATTCTTTCTGACATCTTTTTTTGTTTGGCAGGAAAAATGAGCCAAAAGAAGGAGGCAATTCTTCTTTTCATTTGAAGGCTTTTTCCTTTATAATAGAAAGAATAGAATACAAGATGGGATAGTAACTTCTCAGGGATTGGAAGATGCCAATGTTAAAACGAATTTTAAAATCATATGATTATGCATTTATTGCTGTTTTTATAGTGCTTTGTTTATTTGGAATTATAATGATTTATAGTGCAAGCTGGTCTCTAGCTATTGGTAAAGATTTACCTGCTGACTACTATTATGCACGCCAAGTAAAAAACTTTATAATTAGTTTTATTTTCTTTGTTCTTTTTGCGCTTATCCCTTTTAAGTTTTATCAAAACAATAAAGTTCTTATGTTAATTGTATTTGGCTCAATCGGTGTTTTGTTACTGATTTTCTTAGTTGGGAAGACGGTGAATAATGCGAATAGTTGGCTAGTAGTTGGACCACGTTCACTTCAACCCGGGGAATTTGCAAAATTAGCTGTCATTATTTATATGTCTGCAATTTATGCGAAAAAGCAAAGTTACATTGATGACTTTAACCGCGGTGTTTTGCCACCAATATTCTTCCTTGCTTTTGTTTGTTTCTTGATTGCGATTCAACCGGATACAGGTACTGCGTTTATTATTTTCCTTGTTGGTTGTTGTATTATTATTGCTTCTGGGATGAGACTTCGAACAATTATGAAACTAATTGGAATTGGAGTCGGGGTCATTGTCGCCCTTACACTAATTTTGTTCGCTTTACCAGATAAAGTCAGAACGGAAATCGTATCACCAACAAAAGTAGCGCGGATTACGACCTTTATGAATCCGTTTGAATACGCAGATAAAGAAGGACATCAACTAATTAATTCCTTTTATGCAATAGGTTCAGGTGGTGTTTCTGGGCAAGGTCTCGGCGAAAGTGTTCAGAAGCTAGGCTATTTACCTGAAGCGCATACCGATTTTATTATTGCTGTAGTTGCAGAAGAATTAGGTGTGTTTGGCGTAATGTTCATTATTTTAGCGCTGTTTTTCATTATTTTTAAAACGATTTCTACCGGACTCAGGGCGAAAGATCCTTTTGCTTCATTAATGTGCTACGGGATTGCAAGTTTGATTGCTATTCAAGCATTTATTAATTTAGGCGGTGCAAGTGGACTTATCCCGCTAACTGGGGTAACACTTCCATTTATCAGTTACGGTGGTTCTTCATTAATGGTTCTTTCCATGATGCTTGGAATTGTAGCAAATATTTCGATGTTTAATAAATATCACCGTTTGTATAGTGCAGATGGTTCTAAAAAAGAAGTTCCCAAAAAGCAAAAAAGACGATAGATTTCAAAAGAAAAAGTCATTTAATTGGCTTTTTCTTTTTTCGTTTTACCGATTGTTTTTGGCGGTTTATAGCCAGTTTATTCGTGTTTTCGATATTGTTTTAAATATTTAGAAAGAAAATAATTTACATCTGATGGCATTTAATACTATAATTGAAGTTATATACCGTTTTACAGCCTAAAAAAGGGAGAGCTTAAAAGTATACATAATCATTTCGTCCATTTAGGCATCGTATCAAGTATAGAACAGATCAGTGTTGGTTAGGAGGAAAAAAATGAATCGAATAAAAAAAGTATTAGTAGCAAACCGTGGAGAAATTGCTATCCGCGTTATGCGTGCATGTACTGAACTCAAAATCAAAACAGTGGCTATTTATTCACAAGAAGATACTGGTAGTTTTCACCGGTATAAATCAGATGAAGCCTATCTGGTTGGAGCAGGGAAAAAGCCTATTGATGCGTATCTAGATATCGAAAACATCATTGAAATTGCTAAAGAATCTGGTGCAGACGCGATTCATCCGGGATATGGTTTCTTGTCCGAAAACATTGAATTTGCTCGTCGTTGTGAGCAAGAAGGCATTATTTTCGTTGGTCCTAAATCAAAACACCTAGATATGTTTGGTGACAAAATTAAAGCAAAAGAACAAGCTTTATTAGCTGATATTCCAGTAATTCCAGGCAGTGATGGTCCGGTAGCTGGTATTAAAGAAGTAGAAGAATTCGGTGAAAAGAACGGCTATCCTTTAATGATTAAAGCTTCCCTTGGAGGCGGCGGTCGTGGTATGCGTGTCGTAGAATCAAAAGAACATGTGAAAGAAAGTTTTGAACGTGCGTCTTCTGAAGCAAAAGCCGCTTTCGGAAACGATGAAGTATACGTAGAAAAATGTGTTATGAATCCAAAACATATTGAAGTACAAATTCTTGGTGACACTCACGGTAATATCGTTCATTTATTCGAGCGTGATTGTTCTATTCAACGCCGTCACCAAAAAGTAGTGGAAGTTGCTCCGTGTAATGCGATTACTTCTGAACTTCGTAACCGTATTTGTGATGCAGCAGTTAAATTAATGAAAAACGTTGATTATATCAATGCGGGAACAGTAGAATTTTTAGTTGAAGGCGATAATTTTTACTTTATTGAAGTAAATCCTCGTGTGCAAGTAGAGCATACAATTACTGAAATGATTACAGGGATTGATATTGTTCAATCTCAACTATTCATTGCAGATGGTTATGCGCTTCACGATCAGCTAGTGGCTATTCCTAAACAAGAAGACATCCATATTCACGGCTCTGCAATTCAAAGCCGTATTACTACTGAAGATCCACTTAATAACTTTATGCCAGATACTGGTCGAGTAGACACATACCGTTCTACAGGTGGATTTGGTGTTCGTTTGGATGCAGGTAATGGTTTCCAAGGAACAGTAGTAACACCGTTTTATGATTCTTTACTTGTAAAATTATGTACTTGGGGTATGACATTTGAGCAAGCAACGCGCAAAATGCGTCGGAACTTAATTGAATTCCGTATCCGCGGTGTGAAAACAAACATTCCTTTCTTATTAAATGTTGTTCGTCATCCGGATTTTGCAAGTGGTAATTATAATACAAGCTTTATCGATACTACGCCTGAACTATTTAAATTCCCACATATTCGCGACCGTGGTACGAAAACGTTGCGCTATATTGGTAATGTAACAGTAAATGGCTTCCCAGGAATTAAGCACCGTGACAAACCTGTATACGCAGAGCCACGTTTGCCTAAAATTCCTTATGGTTCGCAAATCGCACCGGGAACTAAACAAATTTTGGATGCAAAAGGACCAGAAGGCGTTGTAGACTGGGTGAAAAAACAAGAAGAAGTGCTCTTAACAGACACTACACTTCGGGATGCGCACCAATCTTTACTTGCGACACGTGTTCGCTCGAAAGACATTTTCCAAATAGCAGATGCGATGGCTCATTTATTACCAAATATGTTCTCATTTGAAATGTGGGGCGGGGCAACTTTTGATGTAGCTTATCGCTTCCTAAATGAAGATCCTTGGGTGCGCCTGGAAACACTTAGAAAACAAATTCCAAACGTAATGTTCCAAATGTTACTTCGCGGAGCCAATGCTGTTGGGTACAAAAACTATCCAGACAATGTTATTCGCGAATTCGTTAAGCAATCAGCGCAATCCGGTGTCGATGTATTCCGGGTGTTTGATAGCTTAAACTGGATCAAAGGTATGGAAGTGTCAATTGATGCTGTTCGTGAAGCAGGGAAGGTCGTAGAGGCTACTATCTGCTATACAGGAGACATTGATGATGACACAAGAACGAAATACACGATTGACTACTATAAAGATATGGCGAAAGAGCTCGTTGCTCAAGGTACGCATATTTTAGGAATTAAAGATATGGCTGGACTTTTAAAACCACAAGCGGCTTACCGTTTAATTGGGGAATTAAAAGATACAGTAGATGTTCCGATTCACCTTCATACACATGACACAAGCGGTAATGGTATTTATACGTATGCAGCGGCAGTTAGTGCAGGAGTTGACATTGTTGACGTAGCATCAAGTGCGATGAGTGGAGCGACAAGCCAACCAAGTATGACTGGTCTTTATTACGGATTAGTTAATGGTAATCGTCAAACCAACCTAGACGCACAAAACTCCCAAATTATTAATCATTACTGGGAAGATGTTCGTCATTATTATAAAGACTTTGACAACGCACTTAACTCGCCTCAAACAGAAGTATATATCCATGAAATGCCAGGTGGTCAATATACCAACCTTCAACAACAAGCAATTGCTGTTGGACTTGGCGATCGTTGGGATGAAGTAAAAGAAATGTACACTGTTGTAAACCAAATGTTTGGAGACATCGTTAAAGTTACACCATCTTCTAAAGTTGTTGGAGACTTGGCACTATTTATGGTTCAAAACGAACTTACAGAAGAAGATGTCTATGAAAAAGGCGATACTATCGACTTCCCAGATTCCGTTATCGAATTCTTTATGGGCGAAATCGGCCAACCATATGGCGGTTTCCCAGAAAAACTTCAAAAACTAGTACTCAAAGGACGCACACCACTTGCAGATCGTCCAGGAGCTCTAATGGAGCCAGTTAACTTTGCAGATGTCAAAGCTGAACTAAAAGAGAAAATGGGCTATGAACCATCTGAAAAAGATGTCATTTCCTATATCTTATATCCAAAAGTATTCCTAGATTATCAAGAGATGATTAGTAAATATGGTGATGTAACAGTCCTTGATACACCAACATTTTACAAAGGTATGCGCTTAGGTGAAACGATTGAAGTAGAACTTGAAAAAGGAAAAATTCTCCTAATCAAGCTTAATTCGATCGGTGAACCAATTGCGGATGGAACACGTGTCATTTATTTCGAACTAAATGGTCAACCACGTGAAATCAACATCCAAGATATGAATGTTCAATCAACAGTTATTGCCCGCCGTAAAATTGATACAACAAACCCAGAACATGTTGGAGCTACAATGACAGG
Proteins encoded:
- a CDS encoding malate dehydrogenase; its protein translation is MPSKKKKIVVIGRSNLQNLYIHTILLKKLPAEIYLIDEQAKTSVQDFEYASYYHSSATVNTGTFNECRSADLVLFFQEEMSNESFSNEDNLALIKEKVKKMMATGFQGIVLVATAESNIVASLIKHFSGLPANQIITPGTMLATSYFQVEIAKLFKISPKNVHGYIIGESTQDVIPVWSRAFLGGKPILSYLAEEQKRITSDDLQNLTNMITKIPDFPVETKDSCSFRFSTVTVLAELTEVILRDEARVLTVGVEVKEAYGLERPVFVSVPAVVGAEGVRELLELNLSDDEQKELKRITTKTTEKLGLLHNKGGIS
- a CDS encoding UPF0223 family protein translates to MEYSYPLNPDWTTEEMTIVVQFLEAIERAYEKGIDTLELKEKYRAFKQVVPAKGEEKRIGIDFEKASGYSAYKVMQLVKNATTSKIKMQP
- a CDS encoding DsbA family protein, with the translated sequence MDISQIKAEVVTPETGIHVGEKGAPVKVMSFINLRCPFCREWNEKSKDVLTEYIQAGKIELIIKPFDKEKESLQRGNVAHRYLDYSKPEETRETINKIYSTQDEWGSLSLSEVAEYMESTLGLTEQNNKAASEKIIAEANAANVVFVPTVIVGEHIFDEHISPEELRDLLDGELAK
- a CDS encoding magnesium transporter CorA family protein, which encodes MHQIFKSDENGKLIELEEVTRNCWINIVAPTSEEINKIADNYEIPLEFLEDPLDKDESARIERDDDSDSVLIVCDFPVVDEDDIHYASFETIPMGIIITKDYFITICTIDSSIVQSFIRNRIKGFYTHMKTRFALQILYMISTTFLRHLKRLNRQTDEIEKELHESMKNKQLYDLMGIEKSLVYFVTALKSNKVVLDKMMRQNIVKMYEEDQDLLEDVIIENRQGIEMAEVHSNILSGMMDAYASIISNNMNIVMKFLTSFTIILTIPTMVFSFYGMNVKLPFMETPLAWILTLGFAFGIAGALAIVFWRRKFF
- a CDS encoding YktB family protein encodes the protein MTFKGFSKKDFKTMQISGLDARMAGIQNDIQPKFKAVGEELTTYLSAKLGDEMFLHIARHQRRSVNPPESTWLAICHDKRGYKKHPHFQVGLFDNYLFIWLAFIYENEESTKIANRFLKEKKLLADLPDTFAISPDHTEEKTYPVHGGQLDATLKRFRDVKKGEFLVGKIYLPDDNHLSPGKDFIKEAEMVLDELIPLYKAALQ
- a CDS encoding inositol monophosphatase family protein gives rise to the protein MDSEKIDYLARLWIMEAAAKIKQSFKETLDIDIKSGRNDLVTNMDKETEAFFVKQIKDHFPNHRLFGEEGMSDDVTDLNGIVWILDPIDGTLNFVEQQRDFAISLAIYQDGVGHLAYIYDVTRDELYFAEKGKGATVNGKQIPKIDKDMDLQDALLIANLSVTRKFPTMWEAVKVSRGLRLHGAASLEYMDVATGRAGAYLSANLAPWDIAAGKIIVEELGGIVTRIDGSKINMLEKGSSIVATPKIHQTLLDNYLP
- the typA gene encoding translational GTPase TypA; the protein is MNLRNDIRNVAIIAHVDHGKTTLVDQLLRQSGTFRDNETVAERAMDNNDLERERGITILAKNTAIKYEDTRVNIMDTPGHADFGGEVERIMKMVDGVLLVVDAYEGTMPQTRFVLKKALEQNLTPIVVVNKIDRDFARPEEVVDEVLELFIELGANDDQLEFPVVYASAINGTSSFESDPAEQKETMKPLLDTIIEHIPAPVDNSDEPLQFQVSLLDYNDYVGRIGIGRVFRGTMHVGQTVALIKLDGTVKQFRVTKMFGFFGLKRDEIKEAKAGDLVALAGMEDIFVGETVTPFDHQEALPLLRIDEPTLQMTFVTNNSPFAGREGKHVTSRKIEERLLAELQTDVSLRVEPTASPDAWVVSGRGELHLSILIETMRREGYELQVSKPEVIIREIDGVKCEPVEDVQIDTPEEFMGSVIESISQRKGEMKNMINDGNGQVRLQFMVPARGLIGYTTDFLSMTRGYGIINHTFDSYQPIQKGRVGGRSRGVLVSMETGKSTTYGTMQVEDRGTIFVEPGTDIYEGMIVGENNREGDIAVNIVKAKQMTNIRSANKDQTNVIKKPRHLSLEESLEFLNEDEYCEVTPESIRLRKKILNKNEREKAAKRSKTAE
- a CDS encoding DUF5068 domain-containing protein, with product MKKRIIILAVLVVLLIGGVVIGVYANGNTAKDNEDKKTTAKKATSTPKDTNKTVDTEKKDTVKDSVTDDKGVVTKGSSDIEKNAPTKSSGNSTESNKNTPSTPAFSLSTSGFKTSNVASVLGGTVTTTYLSSSPSFQKIFQNLTIDVNQYKVEHVVGANKSVSASNPESYLANKNGYVITLDISIKNTSSKDKMYKADQITLVGANEFVGGSLDNFVPSNFHLIGSKSDPNNFAAGKTARGLLTFTMTEAVYNDLAADSKLGVPNPDKFDSTVSEAKAGDDVVVSFPVK
- a CDS encoding YlaI family protein, yielding MNAKCILCERVDELDNREFKTKQLRNKPIRMYLCPECEHRVAIKTISRVNSGHFNFHKPVVMSNSELKNLIESTEK
- a CDS encoding YlaN family protein → MANKKIDHREEAIELLKQDAKRILQLIKVQMDNLTLPQCPAYEEVLDTQMYGLSREINFATRLGLIEPEEGKKLISTLEKELSALHELSMSKK